The Methanosphaera stadtmanae DSM 3091 genome includes a window with the following:
- a CDS encoding phenylalanine--tRNA ligase subunit alpha: MIEKIINELHLYEKKLLDGLAKNSNLTPEEIAKLEQMPVKAVTSAAGMLESKNIITVDKTSTDNISLSEEGKDYALNGLPEHRILKALQDFSNEGKDEVGMDEVIERAKVSKAQMNFSIGILMRHHWAKMNNGKLAITDEGKNADISSLPQVKFLKFLHDKKQITEENIPEEFIKVRAEFNKRKDLLNIKTSQDFHFILNDIGKKILDEGFSIQNEATQLTHDQLKTGSWKNLHYRGYDINASAPKNYPGKIHPLQQTIEEIRDIFIDMGFDEAKGTILESAFWNFDMLFQPQDHAAREMQDTFYVSNPSQASLPGGDLVEKTRAEHEHGGNTGSEGWNYKWNEDIAKQIVLRTHTTGLSVRYLSKHQPPLKMFSVGRVFRRETINYKHLPEFHQVEGIVAGEDMSFKNLLGILKEFYRKLGFKVRFRPAYFPYTYLSIESEIYVPEKKSWMELGGSGMFRPEVLEPLGIKTQVAAFGLGIERLAMMRYGIEDIRMLYQSDIGWLRKLPVTRNIKNF; the protein is encoded by the coding sequence TTAGAACAAATGCCTGTTAAAGCAGTAACAAGTGCGGCAGGAATGCTTGAGAGTAAAAATATTATCACAGTAGATAAAACATCAACAGATAATATAAGTTTATCTGAGGAAGGAAAAGACTATGCATTAAATGGACTTCCAGAACACAGGATACTAAAAGCATTACAAGATTTTAGTAATGAAGGAAAAGATGAAGTGGGTATGGATGAAGTTATTGAAAGGGCTAAAGTATCAAAGGCTCAGATGAACTTTTCAATTGGTATACTTATGCGTCATCATTGGGCTAAAATGAACAATGGAAAATTAGCAATTACAGATGAAGGAAAAAATGCAGATATTTCAAGTCTACCTCAAGTTAAATTCCTTAAATTCCTACATGATAAGAAGCAAATCACTGAAGAAAACATACCTGAAGAATTTATTAAGGTTAGGGCTGAATTTAATAAGAGAAAAGATTTACTTAATATTAAAACATCTCAAGACTTCCATTTTATACTTAATGATATTGGAAAGAAAATATTAGATGAAGGATTTTCCATACAAAATGAGGCAACACAACTAACACACGATCAACTAAAAACAGGTTCCTGGAAAAATCTACACTACAGGGGATATGATATCAATGCATCAGCACCAAAGAATTATCCTGGAAAAATACATCCTCTTCAACAAACAATTGAAGAAATAAGAGATATTTTCATTGACATGGGTTTTGATGAGGCAAAGGGAACAATACTTGAATCAGCATTCTGGAACTTTGATATGTTATTCCAGCCACAAGATCATGCTGCACGTGAAATGCAAGATACATTCTATGTAAGTAATCCTTCCCAAGCATCACTGCCTGGTGGGGATTTAGTTGAAAAAACTAGAGCTGAACATGAACATGGTGGAAATACTGGTAGTGAAGGATGGAATTATAAATGGAATGAGGATATAGCAAAACAAATAGTTCTAAGAACACATACAACTGGTTTATCTGTACGTTATCTTTCCAAACATCAACCACCACTTAAAATGTTTTCAGTAGGAAGAGTATTTAGACGTGAAACAATTAACTATAAACACTTACCTGAATTCCATCAAGTGGAAGGAATTGTTGCAGGAGAAGATATGAGTTTTAAAAATCTACTTGGAATACTTAAAGAATTCTATAGAAAATTAGGTTTTAAAGTAAGATTTAGACCAGCATACTTCCCATACACATACTTATCCATAGAATCTGAAATTTATGTTCCAGAAAAGAAAAGTTGGATGGAACTAGGTGGATCTGGAATGTTTAGACCAGAAGTACTAGAACCATTAGGAATAAAAACACAAGTAGCAGCATTTGGTCTTGGAATAGAAAGACTTGCAATGATGAGATATGGAATAGAAGATATTCGTATGTTATATCAAAGTGATATTGGATGGTTAAGAAAACTACCAGTAACAAGAAATATTAAAAACTTCTAA